The following are encoded together in the Chloroherpetonaceae bacterium genome:
- a CDS encoding dienelactone hydrolase family protein, whose product MKTLILLALLVHTAMPLQAKIVTKTVTYKSGDEDVSAYLAMPEAKGKYPAVIMIHEWWGLNDWIKDMANALASEGYVVLAVDLYRGKVATKPDEAGALMSGLPKDRAARDLKSAYAYLQTLPEVNTAKIGSIGWCMGGSYSLLAARELGEKLAACVINYGRLSSDKNELATVKASVLGIFGGQDRGIPIESVRAFETALKELGRSVEIKIYDDSGHAFMNPNNTRGYNKANAEDAWRRTLEFFKKTLKG is encoded by the coding sequence ATGAAGACACTTATCCTGCTTGCTTTGCTTGTTCATACAGCGATGCCTCTGCAAGCCAAAATTGTCACGAAGACCGTAACCTATAAGTCAGGCGATGAAGATGTCTCGGCTTACCTTGCGATGCCAGAGGCAAAAGGCAAATATCCAGCAGTGATAATGATTCACGAATGGTGGGGACTGAACGACTGGATTAAGGATATGGCAAATGCGCTAGCCAGCGAAGGGTATGTGGTCTTGGCAGTTGACCTCTATCGTGGCAAGGTGGCAACAAAGCCAGATGAAGCAGGGGCATTGATGAGCGGGCTGCCCAAAGACCGTGCTGCCAGAGATTTGAAGAGTGCTTATGCCTACCTGCAAACTCTGCCCGAGGTAAATACAGCAAAAATTGGCTCAATTGGGTGGTGTATGGGTGGCTCTTACTCGCTGCTCGCTGCGCGAGAACTGGGCGAAAAACTGGCGGCGTGCGTCATCAACTACGGTCGCCTAAGTAGCGACAAAAATGAGCTGGCGACGGTCAAAGCCAGTGTGCTTGGTATCTTCGGCGGTCAAGACCGTGGCATTCCTATTGAGAGCGTGCGTGCATTTGAAACCGCATTGAAAGAACTGGGCAGGAGCGTCGAAATCAAAATCTATGATGACTCAGGGCACGCCTTTATGAATCCCAACAACACGCGCGGCTACAACAAAGCCAATGCAGAAGACGCTTGGCGGCGCACATTAGAATTTTTCAAGAAAACCCTAAAAGGATAA
- the cobT gene encoding nicotinate-nucleotide--dimethylbenzimidazole phosphoribosyltransferase yields MTSEDGIRKQAQEKFDQKTKPQGSLGRLEELGVQLAAVQNTLTPRAKRKRMLVFAASHGIADEGVSAYPKEVTAQMTLNFLQGGAAINVLARLGGIDVRVINAGVEGEFSTVSAPNFRNAPIRQGTRNFLYQPAMTKEECQRALELGKSEVEQAKSEGIELLGIGEMGIGNTTAASALCAALLPIPTEYLVGRGTGIDDERWAHKVQVVKAAIALHQPSCITPEDWLAAVGGYEIAAMTGAILAAFEQQIAMVVDGFIATAAALVAVKKNPAVKSVCFFGHCSDEAGHRWVLSHLGVEPILSLKMRLGEGTGAALAMHIIEAAANLLTEMATFESAGVSQKTEVPKTKHAALS; encoded by the coding sequence ATGACCTCGGAGGACGGCATTAGAAAGCAGGCGCAGGAAAAATTTGACCAGAAAACTAAACCGCAAGGCTCTCTTGGCAGATTGGAAGAGCTGGGTGTGCAGCTAGCAGCCGTGCAAAATACCCTCACGCCCCGTGCCAAGCGCAAGCGAATGCTGGTCTTTGCAGCCAGTCACGGCATTGCAGATGAAGGGGTAAGTGCTTACCCAAAGGAAGTCACAGCCCAAATGACCTTGAATTTTCTGCAAGGCGGAGCCGCCATCAATGTGCTGGCAAGGCTGGGTGGAATAGATGTGCGTGTTATCAACGCAGGGGTTGAGGGAGAGTTCTCTACAGTAAGTGCGCCGAACTTTCGCAACGCGCCAATCCGACAAGGCACGCGCAATTTTCTCTATCAGCCCGCAATGACCAAAGAAGAGTGCCAACGGGCACTTGAATTGGGCAAAAGCGAAGTGGAGCAGGCAAAAAGTGAGGGCATAGAGCTATTAGGCATTGGCGAGATGGGCATTGGCAATACCACAGCCGCTTCAGCACTCTGTGCAGCCTTGCTACCTATTCCGACTGAATACTTGGTGGGGCGTGGCACAGGTATTGATGATGAACGATGGGCGCACAAGGTGCAAGTAGTAAAAGCAGCGATAGCGTTGCACCAACCGAGTTGCATCACGCCAGAAGACTGGCTAGCAGCCGTCGGCGGCTACGAAATTGCGGCGATGACGGGCGCAATCCTTGCTGCTTTTGAACAGCAAATTGCGATGGTGGTCGATGGATTTATCGCAACAGCGGCAGCACTGGTCGCAGTTAAGAAAAACCCTGCAGTGAAGTCCGTTTGCTTTTTCGGGCATTGTTCTGATGAAGCAGGGCATCGCTGGGTGCTCTCGCATCTTGGCGTTGAGCCAATTTTGTCCCTAAAGATGCGCTTAGGTGAAGGCACAGGCGCAGCGCTGGCCATGCACATCATTGAAGCAGCGGCAAACCTGCTGACTGAGATGGCAACTTTTGAATCAGCCGGAGTCTCACAGAAAACAGAAGTGCCGAAGACTAAGCACGCTGCTCTCTCCTGA
- a CDS encoding MerC domain-containing protein gives MKSIRLGILSLDMVGFSASAACAIHCAAMPFLVTSLPMLGLGFLASPLVEQLCIVFGLVVGVLALRHGFRHHHNATAILILTIGFAAIFVAHSGWVGEELEEVVTPVGASVVALAHLVNWRLSRNACQSENCGHTA, from the coding sequence ATGAAAAGCATTCGCCTTGGGATATTGAGCCTCGATATGGTAGGCTTCTCGGCTTCGGCAGCCTGCGCCATTCACTGTGCAGCGATGCCTTTTCTGGTAACCAGCTTGCCGATGTTGGGGCTTGGGTTTTTAGCTAGTCCACTGGTTGAGCAGCTCTGCATCGTCTTTGGCTTGGTGGTCGGGGTCTTAGCACTGAGGCACGGCTTTCGGCATCACCACAACGCCACGGCTATCCTGATTCTCACCATCGGGTTTGCTGCCATTTTTGTAGCGCACTCTGGCTGGGTCGGTGAAGAGCTGGAGGAAGTGGTAACACCAGTTGGCGCATCGGTCGTGGCACTGGCACACTTAGTAAATTGGCGGCTGAGCCGAAATGCTTGCCAAAGTGAAAACTGCGGACACACTGCTTAA
- a CDS encoding TonB-dependent receptor, with amino-acid sequence MQIVCRKGVALVVYSAIVASAFAEPAWAQTAVLYGTVRDRETGEPLPSATVKVQGTALCTKTDAQGKYRLEGVPIGRLELQASFVGYKPETIWLQRTGAAQEVNFALEPHEVEKAEVEVQSERERAVLQAATQSIATMSAADLDKHRGQTLGETLSQLPGVTILQTGPSIAKPVVRGLHSQRVLVINAGVRQEGQQWGAEHAPEIDPFAVAKIEVLKGAASVEYGADAIGGVVRLEPRLLPTEASPKGELTLNLFSNNAQGALSGLLEGKLGEQIGWRVQASWRRAGDAAAPSYFLTNTGFTELNFSAHAGYTGDWGELTAYYSRFSTELGILKSAHIGNVTDLVRSMQRLQPTITDPFSFAIDFPRQRISHDLVSLRANLQMATLGKVQLAYGYQQNIRQEFDAHVPIGTDPSRREVPAFDLTLFTHTAEARFQHSPIGKLLGTIGVALTAQSNHNLGRAALIPNFAATTLGGFWREEWVQDNWTLSAGVRYDVRWQSASPYGSSRIAQQLARGEIPNQQMFQTITGALGAIWQFAKEWSLAVNVATAWRPPSINELYSDGVHHGTAQYEIGNPRLDVERSLGIDATLRHFGMRTRLELSFYQNTILSFIYLFPRVEPIITIRGAFPAFEYQQANATLHGVDGFFEWKVAEHVELYASLALVRGWNDRQNEPLIGMPSDRLTLGTHLDLPELAGLEKPYLEISTTLVRRQDWYPKLEMPAELPPAVSDPEAYQFYVQNLTAPPAGYGLLNLTLGTEFSLWGQRAALIVSVHNALDQRYRNYLSRYRYFADDPGRNVIVRWQVAFGEFR; translated from the coding sequence ATGCAAATCGTTTGCAGAAAAGGTGTCGCTCTTGTGGTGTATTCAGCTATTGTTGCAAGTGCATTTGCAGAGCCTGCGTGGGCGCAAACAGCAGTGCTTTACGGCACAGTGCGCGACCGTGAAACAGGCGAGCCACTTCCCTCTGCTACAGTGAAGGTGCAGGGCACAGCTCTCTGCACAAAAACCGATGCACAAGGCAAATATCGCTTAGAAGGCGTGCCCATCGGCAGGCTTGAGCTGCAAGCAAGTTTCGTTGGATACAAGCCAGAGACCATCTGGCTGCAGCGAACTGGTGCGGCGCAAGAAGTCAATTTCGCCCTGGAGCCGCACGAAGTAGAGAAAGCAGAAGTGGAGGTTCAATCGGAGCGAGAGCGGGCAGTGCTGCAGGCTGCTACTCAGTCAATTGCAACGATGAGTGCCGCTGACTTGGACAAACATCGTGGGCAGACATTAGGTGAGACGCTCAGTCAGTTGCCGGGCGTAACCATCTTGCAAACTGGCCCCTCTATTGCAAAGCCCGTTGTGCGTGGGTTGCACAGTCAGCGCGTGCTAGTAATAAATGCGGGTGTGCGTCAGGAAGGGCAGCAGTGGGGAGCAGAGCACGCACCAGAGATTGACCCTTTTGCCGTGGCGAAAATTGAAGTGCTAAAAGGTGCGGCTAGCGTCGAGTACGGTGCTGATGCAATTGGCGGTGTAGTTCGCTTGGAGCCACGGTTGCTACCGACTGAAGCCAGTCCCAAAGGTGAACTGACACTCAACCTCTTTAGCAACAACGCTCAAGGGGCATTGTCGGGACTTTTGGAGGGCAAATTAGGCGAGCAGATTGGTTGGCGTGTGCAAGCAAGTTGGCGTCGAGCAGGTGATGCAGCAGCACCAAGTTACTTCCTCACCAATACTGGCTTTACTGAACTCAATTTTTCAGCACACGCTGGTTACACAGGTGATTGGGGAGAACTCACAGCGTATTACAGCCGCTTTTCCACTGAACTGGGGATTTTGAAAAGTGCGCACATTGGTAATGTAACTGACCTTGTGCGCAGTATGCAACGCTTGCAGCCCACTATCACCGACCCATTTTCATTTGCAATTGATTTTCCTCGTCAGCGCATTTCGCATGACTTGGTGTCGCTGCGGGCAAACCTGCAAATGGCGACGCTGGGCAAAGTGCAACTAGCATATGGCTACCAGCAAAATATCCGTCAGGAATTTGATGCCCACGTGCCGATTGGCACTGACCCCAGCCGCCGTGAGGTGCCGGCCTTTGACCTCACGCTCTTTACGCACACTGCTGAAGCACGCTTTCAGCACAGTCCGATTGGCAAGCTTTTAGGCACAATCGGTGTGGCACTAACGGCACAGTCGAACCACAACTTGGGACGTGCGGCATTGATTCCAAACTTTGCGGCCACAACCCTTGGCGGTTTCTGGCGAGAAGAATGGGTGCAGGACAATTGGACGCTAAGCGCAGGCGTGCGATACGATGTGCGCTGGCAGTCGGCTTCGCCCTACGGCAGCAGCCGAATTGCGCAGCAACTGGCACGGGGCGAAATTCCAAACCAGCAGATGTTCCAAACCATAACGGGGGCACTGGGAGCAATCTGGCAGTTTGCCAAAGAGTGGTCACTGGCCGTGAATGTAGCGACAGCGTGGCGACCGCCCAGCATCAATGAGCTGTACAGCGACGGGGTGCATCATGGCACAGCACAATACGAAATTGGCAATCCGCGCCTTGATGTCGAGCGCAGCTTAGGCATTGATGCGACCTTGCGCCACTTCGGCATGCGCACACGCCTCGAGCTTTCTTTCTACCAAAACACAATCCTGAGCTTCATCTACCTCTTTCCACGCGTTGAGCCGATTATCACCATTCGAGGGGCGTTTCCAGCATTTGAGTATCAGCAAGCGAATGCCACGCTGCATGGCGTTGATGGCTTTTTTGAGTGGAAAGTGGCTGAGCATGTAGAGCTGTATGCCTCGCTTGCGCTGGTACGGGGCTGGAACGACAGACAGAATGAACCACTGATTGGGATGCCGTCAGATAGGCTCACGCTGGGCACTCACCTCGACTTACCGGAACTGGCTGGACTGGAAAAGCCTTACCTCGAGATAAGCACAACACTCGTGCGACGGCAAGACTGGTATCCAAAGTTAGAGATGCCAGCGGAGTTGCCGCCTGCAGTCTCTGACCCAGAAGCCTATCAATTTTATGTGCAAAATCTCACTGCACCGCCAGCAGGCTATGGGCTACTGAATCTAACGCTCGGCACAGAGTTTTCGCTGTGGGGACAACGTGCTGCGCTAATTGTCTCCGTGCATAACGCTCTTGACCAGCGCTACCGCAACTATCTCAGCCGCTATCGCTACTTCGCAGATGACCCCGGCAGAAATGTGATTGTGCGCTGGCAAGTCGCGTTTGGAGAGTTTCGCTAA
- a CDS encoding SDR family oxidoreductase — MSEQPTTVITGAAGFLGSHLCDRFLQEGHRVIGIDNFITGSPDNIAHLFGNPNFKFIRHDVSNFIYVEGRVDNVLHFASPASPVDYVKIPIQTLKVGSLGTHNTLGLAKAKKARYMLASTSEVYGDPLEHPQKETYWGHVNPIGIRGCYDEAKRFAEAMTMAYHRHHGLDTRILRIFNTYGERMRLDDGRALPSFVSSAIKGEPMTVFGDGSQTRSFCYVSDLVEGVWRLLHTEIYEPVNIGNPSEITILDFAKEVQAIVRELTGKEVPITFKPLPADDPRQRRPDITRAREVLGWEPKVDRAEGLRRTITYFLKQAGQLPD, encoded by the coding sequence ATGTCAGAACAACCAACCACCGTCATCACGGGTGCTGCAGGGTTCTTAGGCTCACACCTTTGCGACCGCTTTCTCCAAGAAGGACATCGAGTGATTGGTATTGATAACTTCATTACAGGCAGCCCTGACAACATTGCACATCTGTTTGGCAACCCAAACTTCAAGTTTATTCGCCACGATGTCTCAAATTTTATTTATGTGGAGGGACGAGTCGATAACGTCCTGCACTTTGCCTCGCCTGCTAGCCCAGTTGATTATGTCAAAATCCCGATTCAAACGCTAAAAGTTGGCTCGCTAGGCACGCATAACACGCTGGGCTTGGCTAAGGCTAAAAAAGCACGCTACATGCTGGCTTCGACATCTGAAGTCTATGGCGACCCGCTCGAGCACCCGCAAAAAGAAACTTACTGGGGGCATGTCAATCCAATCGGCATACGCGGTTGCTACGACGAAGCCAAGCGCTTTGCCGAAGCGATGACAATGGCCTATCACCGCCATCACGGCTTGGACACACGCATTCTACGCATCTTTAACACCTACGGGGAACGAATGCGCTTGGATGATGGACGCGCATTACCGTCGTTTGTGAGTTCCGCCATCAAAGGCGAACCGATGACCGTGTTTGGCGATGGTTCACAGACAAGAAGTTTCTGCTATGTCTCTGACCTCGTGGAAGGCGTCTGGCGACTCTTGCACACCGAGATTTACGAGCCTGTAAACATTGGTAACCCGAGTGAGATTACGATTTTGGATTTTGCAAAGGAAGTGCAAGCGATTGTGCGTGAGCTAACTGGTAAGGAAGTTCCAATTACATTTAAGCCATTGCCAGCCGACGACCCCAGGCAACGCCGCCCTGACATTACCCGTGCGCGTGAAGTCTTAGGATGGGAGCCAAAAGTAGACCGCGCCGAAGGCTTGCGCCGCACGATTACATACTTCCTAAAACAAGCTGGGCAGCTTCCTGACTGA
- a CDS encoding DUF2029 domain-containing protein — protein sequence MLARLRSNGFPILRIGLYVLIAVAILLEAIKPIHRGKDLGVFIHAARLMLEKKNIYQIPTPEGHPYKYPPFYAVLHIPLVFVPVELAVVAWNVFTVVLFSLSLRWFYEYLTGETFSTLPLKQQWILGTLTTLLCARFVLYHLTLAQANIPVMALSIWALRCLRQNKAIAGGFWLGLAIAIKLLVAPLAFWLLLQRRVRALGGVMLGVAASVLFPTIVLGVETNVAYHRDWLQDFFFGKLHRLEEWTDVTNVSPHVQLYRWFSDAVAFEHNGNPVRLTLWHISPEMLQLASALLTLALLSIIPLYAFCFRNYSALVREGGGAALVFALIPLLASISQKHYFVLLMPSCLYAAYLWHLRRLQSRRFYWLVALFFATTTLTADGFCGMYLSQLLTGHGILPFGVLLMIAALFCAGFDLEKTLHAARSGNGESNLQRAMVASSLIATTKKPTAQ from the coding sequence ATGCTCGCACGCTTGCGCTCAAATGGCTTTCCTATTCTTCGGATTGGACTCTATGTCCTCATTGCCGTTGCAATTTTGCTCGAAGCAATCAAGCCCATTCATCGCGGCAAAGACTTGGGCGTGTTTATTCATGCCGCACGCCTGATGTTGGAGAAGAAAAACATCTACCAAATTCCAACGCCCGAAGGACACCCATACAAGTATCCGCCGTTTTATGCCGTGCTACACATTCCGCTGGTATTTGTGCCCGTAGAACTGGCTGTCGTGGCTTGGAATGTCTTTACTGTGGTGCTCTTTTCGCTCTCGCTCCGCTGGTTTTACGAATACCTGACTGGCGAGACCTTTTCTACGCTTCCTCTGAAGCAACAGTGGATATTAGGCACGCTGACCACGTTGCTATGTGCGCGCTTTGTGCTCTATCATCTGACACTGGCGCAAGCGAACATTCCCGTTATGGCGCTTAGCATTTGGGCACTGCGATGCCTGCGTCAAAACAAAGCCATCGCAGGGGGCTTCTGGCTGGGTCTGGCAATTGCAATCAAGCTACTTGTGGCGCCACTGGCTTTCTGGCTACTTTTGCAGCGCAGGGTGCGTGCGCTCGGGGGAGTCATGCTTGGCGTCGCTGCATCCGTGCTCTTCCCGACGATTGTGTTGGGCGTGGAAACCAATGTGGCCTATCACCGCGATTGGCTACAAGATTTCTTCTTCGGCAAACTTCACCGCTTGGAAGAGTGGACAGATGTAACAAATGTCTCGCCTCATGTGCAGCTCTATCGCTGGTTTAGTGATGCAGTGGCGTTTGAACATAACGGAAACCCTGTGCGCCTGACGCTCTGGCACATCTCGCCAGAGATGCTGCAACTGGCGAGTGCGCTGCTCACGCTTGCACTGCTCAGCATCATACCGTTGTATGCCTTCTGTTTTCGCAATTATAGCGCGCTTGTAAGGGAAGGGGGTGGGGCGGCACTGGTTTTTGCCTTGATTCCACTGCTGGCAAGCATCTCACAAAAGCACTATTTCGTTCTGCTCATGCCCAGTTGCCTCTATGCTGCCTACCTTTGGCATCTTCGGCGCTTGCAGAGCCGCAGGTTTTACTGGCTTGTGGCGCTATTTTTTGCAACCACGACACTCACTGCCGATGGCTTTTGCGGAATGTATCTCAGCCAATTGCTGACGGGACATGGTATCCTCCCTTTCGGCGTTCTACTGATGATTGCTGCACTGTTTTGCGCAGGCTTTGATTTGGAGAAAACGCTGCACGCTGCCCGAAGTGGCAACGGAGAAAGTAACTTGCAGCGTGCGATGGTCGCTTCAAGCTTAATTGCCACCACAAAAAAACCAACTGCACAATGA
- the folD gene encoding bifunctional methylenetetrahydrofolate dehydrogenase/methenyltetrahydrofolate cyclohydrolase FolD, with translation MILLDGKKISDEIKSELAQQIAALRAQTGEVPGLAVILVGENPASQIYVRNKAKACAEVGIRSTVIELPEHISQAELLEKIAALNADASVHGILVQQPLPKQIDDFAVTLAIAPHKDVDGFHPENVGRLVIGRLEDCFVSCTPFGVLELLRRYRIETAGKHCVVLGRSNIVGKPMANLMLQKLEGMNATVTVCHSASHDIPSLTKQADILIAAIGKAHFVKAEMVKAGAVVIDVGINRIADSTTKSGTRIVGDVDFDAVSKVASAITPVPGGVGPMTIAMLLQNTVKSFLRMMQKS, from the coding sequence ATGATTTTGCTCGATGGCAAAAAAATCTCAGACGAGATTAAGTCTGAGCTTGCGCAGCAAATTGCGGCGCTGCGTGCGCAAACGGGTGAGGTGCCTGGATTAGCAGTGATCTTAGTGGGTGAAAATCCTGCTTCACAGATTTATGTGCGCAACAAAGCAAAGGCATGCGCTGAGGTCGGGATTCGCTCTACGGTCATTGAACTGCCGGAGCATATTTCGCAGGCAGAGCTTTTGGAGAAAATTGCAGCACTAAACGCCGATGCGTCGGTGCATGGCATTTTGGTGCAGCAGCCTTTGCCTAAGCAGATTGATGACTTTGCTGTAACGCTAGCGATTGCACCCCACAAGGATGTGGACGGCTTTCACCCAGAAAATGTAGGGCGACTGGTAATTGGTCGTCTCGAGGATTGCTTTGTGAGCTGCACGCCTTTCGGGGTGTTGGAACTTTTGAGGCGATACCGAATTGAAACGGCAGGCAAGCACTGTGTGGTTTTAGGGCGCAGCAATATCGTTGGCAAGCCAATGGCAAACCTGATGCTACAGAAATTGGAGGGAATGAACGCAACGGTTACCGTTTGCCACTCGGCTTCGCACGATATTCCATCGCTGACTAAGCAAGCAGACATCTTGATTGCGGCAATTGGCAAGGCGCACTTTGTGAAGGCAGAAATGGTGAAAGCAGGAGCCGTCGTGATTGACGTGGGTATTAACCGCATTGCCGATTCGACAACCAAGTCAGGCACACGCATTGTAGGTGATGTAGATTTTGATGCCGTCTCAAAGGTTGCTTCAGCGATTACGCCTGTGCCCGGCGGCGTTGGCCCAATGACGATTGCTATGCTGTTGCAGAACACCGTGAAATCCTTTTTGCGCATGATGCAAAAGTCATAA
- a CDS encoding ABC transporter substrate-binding protein, with the protein MRHKTFLFTTIACAWLLSLLHFYGCGGSSSQPMRPKIGYVLMVRDATLEEARRGFFDALRDSGFEQGKTLEVIDQNAEGDIANLNQILDYFLAQRVMLIATNPTVATVAAVSKTQTVPICMMVSPRPDLAALSKSPSEAPKNLFGVYETLSYIDTSIALIKDVFPNAKRIGTIFNTSEPNSVNAMNRLRAMCNLLGYELIEAGITNSNESQQAAQNLLSKNIDVFFALPDNIIFSSFETIKQTLDSKRVPIVTSEVGLVKRGALFAYGADMYEWGRQAGQIAVRILRGESGRLEEVRVRKRVFNARIAETFNLPIPESFQRL; encoded by the coding sequence ATGCGACACAAGACCTTTCTTTTCACTACAATTGCATGTGCGTGGCTGCTGAGCCTGCTCCACTTCTATGGCTGTGGAGGGTCAAGCTCCCAGCCTATGCGTCCGAAAATTGGCTATGTGCTCATGGTGCGAGATGCCACGCTGGAAGAAGCCCGTCGCGGTTTCTTTGATGCCTTGCGCGACTCTGGCTTTGAGCAGGGAAAAACGCTCGAGGTAATTGACCAGAATGCTGAGGGCGACATTGCAAATCTCAATCAAATTCTGGACTACTTTTTAGCGCAACGCGTGATGCTCATTGCCACAAATCCGACTGTTGCAACCGTTGCCGCCGTGAGCAAAACGCAAACTGTGCCAATTTGTATGATGGTCTCACCGCGCCCTGACTTAGCGGCGCTTTCAAAGTCGCCAAGCGAAGCGCCTAAGAATCTGTTTGGCGTCTATGAAACCCTAAGCTACATTGATACCAGCATCGCCCTCATCAAAGATGTGTTCCCAAATGCCAAGCGTATCGGCACGATTTTTAACACCAGTGAGCCAAACTCGGTCAATGCAATGAACCGACTGCGCGCAATGTGCAACCTCTTGGGGTATGAGCTAATTGAAGCAGGTATCACGAACTCAAACGAATCCCAGCAAGCCGCACAGAATTTGCTGTCCAAAAACATCGATGTGTTTTTTGCCTTGCCAGACAACATTATTTTCTCCAGCTTCGAGACCATCAAGCAAACACTGGACAGCAAGCGTGTGCCAATTGTGACCTCTGAAGTTGGACTGGTAAAGCGGGGAGCACTCTTTGCCTACGGAGCAGATATGTATGAATGGGGTCGGCAGGCAGGTCAAATTGCAGTTCGCATTCTTAGGGGCGAATCAGGACGGCTGGAAGAGGTGCGCGTGCGCAAACGCGTCTTCAATGCCCGCATTGCCGAAACCTTCAATCTCCCTATTCCAGAAAGCTTTCAGCGGCTCTGA
- the coaD gene encoding pantetheine-phosphate adenylyltransferase, with amino-acid sequence MKHAIYPGTFDPFTFGHIDVLERALSIFDEVSIVVAVNSQKKTLFTLDERLAMIQESVANYERVYVEKFEGGLLIDYARKKGAHAIIRGLRQVADFEYEFQIALMNRHLCPEITTVFLMPNEKYTYLTSSIIREVASLGGDVSDFVPPPVVRALQHKFGYSSANQSR; translated from the coding sequence ATGAAACACGCAATCTATCCGGGCACTTTTGACCCATTTACTTTCGGGCATATTGACGTGCTGGAGCGTGCACTCAGCATCTTTGATGAGGTTAGCATTGTTGTAGCTGTCAATAGCCAGAAAAAAACGCTCTTTACGCTTGATGAACGCCTTGCGATGATACAGGAATCCGTTGCAAACTATGAGCGTGTGTATGTGGAGAAATTCGAGGGCGGGTTGCTTATTGACTATGCACGAAAAAAAGGTGCCCACGCTATTATTCGCGGCTTGCGTCAGGTTGCAGATTTTGAGTATGAGTTTCAAATTGCGCTAATGAATCGCCATCTCTGTCCAGAGATTACCACCGTATTTTTGATGCCGAATGAAAAATACACTTACCTTACTTCCTCCATCATTCGGGAAGTTGCAAGCTTGGGCGGTGATGTTTCTGATTTTGTGCCGCCGCCTGTGGTGCGCGCCTTGCAGCACAAGTTCGGCTACTCGAGTGCGAATCAGAGCCGCTGA
- the rsmD gene encoding 16S rRNA (guanine(966)-N(2))-methyltransferase RsmD: MRIIAGKLKRRTVRTISSQDVRPTTDRVRQTLFDTLAARIDFENLYVLDLFAGSGILGIEALSRGAAFCTFVEHLPEAARAIQQSLAAFSLSAQAKVWRIDAMHFLDKTTEQYDLIFADPPYKFSAHHRLLEKIFSRNLLREGGYLVLEHHRSQQFAMHREFELQKTFGTTVLSFFSPNDKPAPAAH, from the coding sequence ATGCGAATCATTGCAGGCAAATTGAAGCGGCGCACTGTTCGCACCATCAGTTCTCAAGATGTGCGTCCCACAACCGACCGAGTGCGGCAAACCCTTTTTGACACCTTAGCCGCTCGCATTGATTTTGAGAATCTCTATGTACTCGACCTCTTTGCTGGCAGTGGTATTTTGGGTATAGAAGCCCTTAGCCGTGGCGCTGCATTTTGCACCTTTGTCGAGCATCTCCCTGAAGCCGCCAGAGCCATTCAGCAATCTTTGGCTGCCTTCTCACTTAGTGCACAAGCCAAAGTTTGGCGTATTGACGCAATGCATTTTTTGGACAAGACCACTGAGCAGTACGACCTCATCTTTGCAGATCCGCCTTACAAATTCAGTGCGCATCACCGTTTGCTCGAGAAAATTTTTTCACGCAACTTACTCCGAGAAGGCGGCTATCTTGTTTTGGAGCATCATCGGAGCCAGCAATTTGCAATGCACCGTGAGTTTGAACTGCAAAAAACATTCGGCACGACCGTCTTGAGTTTCTTTTCTCCGAACGATAAACCAGCGCCTGCAGCACACTAA